The Chroogloeocystis siderophila 5.2 s.c.1 DNA segment GAATGGAACAATCCGCACATCTTGAGCGAGCTACATTATGAGTTACAGTTTCGAACTCGAAAGAAAGCTCGAACTTTACTCTTACGTATTTCAGAAAGATTAACAGCATTAAAGGGTACAAAAACACTTGTCCAATCAACTACAACTGCAACAACGAAAATAGAATCACAAGAGTTATCGGGAGATATCTTCAAGTATCAAGAAGGACTTCTGAAACTCTATGGATATAAAGTTGGTGTCAATGGTCTACCAGAAAATCAACGCAGACAAATTCTTAACCAGATTTTCTTGTATCCTTTGCGATCTATAGATAATGTCTCCTATTTAAATGAGTGGGGTCAACCAGGTACAGCTAAGAGGCTGAAAAAGTTAGCTGAATCTATTGCAGCATTTACACGCAATGCAAAGCGACACAACACAGGTGCTTATAACAAAGCAATTCAGGAGTGGGAAGCTGACCTAGCTTATCTGAAGCGCACTTACTATAATGAGCGGTTTGATTTTCATTGGCCTCAAACAGGTATTTCAAGGTTATGAGTAGCGTAACGGAAACAAATAATGGCAAAAGTGCGGCGCTATTAGTAATTAGGCTATTTACCAATAGCTGACCTGAAAAGATTTCTAGGAATTAATTAGTTCAATTAATATGAAAGACAAACTTATTTTTATTCTGTTAATACATTAATTGAAGTACACAAAAGCATTTATTGTGAGTTGCTGCTGGCTTTGTCACCAGTTACTAAAGTCATTAGCTCAATTTTTCAATCGACGTGCGATTATATATTTATTTCTCACTGGATAAATCACCAGTGAGAAGAATGAACTGCTGGATGTACGAGGCACAATTTGCTAACCTTAACTAATGATGAATTGCCTTCGCATCAACTACTTCTAGCAGTTCATTTGCTGTTACCTTGTTGTTTCGGACAGCGCGAAACATTCCGAATCGGCAAAGTCCTGTGCCAAATGCTAACCGCATCAGAAGTAGAGTCGGAACTTCGCGTAGCGACTTGAGGATTCCTGGTAAACCAAACTGAACCAAACCTTGAGGTCGAACCACACCTTGCCAAATCGAATCCAACCAAGATGGTAGCGTTGGTTCTGTCCAATCAGCAGTAACAACCTCGCCTTCTACAAATCCCGTTGCTGCCAAAAGTTCAGCAAATTCTTCAATACTGGCAAATTTAGGATGAGACCACTGATCTAAGAGTTGCCGCATCACGGGTTTTTCCCAAAAATTGAGTGGCTTCTTCCGTGCATCGCGTTGATTCCAATCCGCAACAACTAGCAAGCCCCCTGGCTTGAGTACTCGCATCAATTCTTTAGCAAAAATTGCTTTATCGGGCATATGCGGACCTGCCTCAATTGACCAAACAACATCAAAACTAGCATCAGGAAACGACATCGCCATCGCATCATCTATCTGAAACTGGACATTCAGTTCTTCGGGCGTAAGTTGCTTGGCGCGGAGTACTTGTTGCGGGCTGATCGTAATTCCAGTGACCGCAAATCCGTAATCTCGTGCCAAAATGCGGCTGCTACCTCCGATACCACAGCCAACATCTAGGACAGTTGTCCCAGGAGGAAACTTATCTAAACCACCCCAACGCACCATTTCATGTACAAAGTCAGATTTAGCTGTGAGAAAATCCTTACGGCGCGGTGGCGATCCATAATGTCCTAAGTGAATGTGTTCGCCCCAATAAAACTCTAAAATTCCGTCTTCAGTCCATTGGTCGTACGAGTTGGCAACTGAGTCAGACGATTGATAACGACGAGCGGTGAATATATAGAGAGCGATCGCACTTAGCAATAGAATAAAGAAAATTTCCAGGATAAATAACAAATTCATGGAGATGCAGTTCAATTCAATGTTTCTATCATGTCCTAAGCATACTAACTATTGCTATAAAGGCATACATAATGCTCTGCCTTCTCAAGCTGTGTTACAATCCCTCTATTCATTTAGTTATAGCGGCAAGATGGGTGAAAGCTGGATTGCCACAGAACGCAGTATTTTGAGTTGGATGAGTTATCGCAGTATCCTCAGCATTGGTAGTGCTGGAAGTATTTTAAGTATTGGTAGCGTTGGTAGCATCCTTAGTATCGGCAGCGCGGGGAGTATTTTAAGCGTCGGTAGCGCTGGTTGTATATTGAGTGTTTTAAGTGCAGGAAGTATGCTGTCCGTTTTAAGTGCTATCAGTATGCTCAGAATCCTGCAATTCAGTACGGGCTGGGTGCGCCATTAGATGTGTTAAAAAAAGCTAGTGTTCAAGATGTAATGATGGAAAAGTACAGCAATGGCTCTACATCCCTCAAAGCATTAGTATCTATTGAATAAATCTATTTAAGTCTGATTGAAATCCGTTATTTTGGCTTTAATCGTTATACGAAGCCGATGTTAAAAAGAATGTGGTTAAGTTGAATTTTCCAAAACCCATGCTTGATTTAGCTTTTTTAATTACAGATTAGTATTACATTCTTTTGCGCTGTAGCTTCGTAATACCTAGTATACAACTCAATAAGTCTGGAAGTGATCGCCTCATCACATCTGGGAACACAATGTATACCAAAGAATTCAGATGACCTATTTAGAAACAACAAAAATGATTTCGCAAATAATGAATACTCCACCACATGCAGCCGTCACACCTTTTAGGAAAAACAGGATTTAGCGATATCCTAGAATGTTGCGCTCGACATCAGGTGAGAATTAGTGCTTCCCTTCCCTGCTATCTTGCAAATAATGTTAATACAATGCGCAGTGCAATGGTTGAATCGTCTCGGCTACGATCACCAACCCAATTTAGTTTTATACTTGATGTATAATTCCTCACTTCCGGTTTCAGAAAAGTTTGCTGTCTCTCCTCATAAAGTTGGGGTTGAACAAGATTAAAAAGTATCCTTGAAAAAACATTTTGGCACTTGCTTTAATAGCCTATTAACCATTACCAACTTACCGATGGGAACTAAGTTGTATTTAGAATATAGAAATTTGTATGAACATTATTTGCATTTTTTAGAGTCTCGTTTCAATTTCAGAATAGTTGAATATTTAATGTATTGCAATAAACTTTTAATTGATTATCTAGGTAATATTTACGATTATGATTTTAACCAAATGACAAATATTCCGGCAAAAACTCGCGACATAATATATTAACAGTTGCTCAGTTACTGAAAGCTGGCACTTTAGATTTAGTGTACGAAATACAGACTGCACCTTATTGCTACGGCTCTAGTTATAGTGGTGTTTTAGTTGAAAGTTAGGAATCGTAAAATCGTGACTTTAGCAGCAACAACTAGAAGAATTTCAA contains these protein-coding regions:
- a CDS encoding DUF3641 domain-containing protein codes for the protein MKKHFGTCFNSLLTITNLPMGTKLYLEYRNLYEHYLHFLESRFNFRIVEYLMYCNKLLIDYLGNIYDYDFNQMTNIPAKTRDIIY
- a CDS encoding methyltransferase domain-containing protein, which encodes MNLLFILEIFFILLLSAIALYIFTARRYQSSDSVANSYDQWTEDGILEFYWGEHIHLGHYGSPPRRKDFLTAKSDFVHEMVRWGGLDKFPPGTTVLDVGCGIGGSSRILARDYGFAVTGITISPQQVLRAKQLTPEELNVQFQIDDAMAMSFPDASFDVVWSIEAGPHMPDKAIFAKELMRVLKPGGLLVVADWNQRDARKKPLNFWEKPVMRQLLDQWSHPKFASIEEFAELLAATGFVEGEVVTADWTEPTLPSWLDSIWQGVVRPQGLVQFGLPGILKSLREVPTLLLMRLAFGTGLCRFGMFRAVRNNKVTANELLEVVDAKAIHH